A genomic region of Enterococcus sp. 12C11_DIV0727 contains the following coding sequences:
- a CDS encoding L-cystine transporter, translating to MTTLITVLVVLAFLAVLYVFYRMQTKHYKFSTRVFAALGVGIVLGAIIQFAFGTQDKVTTQAMEWIGIVGNGYVAFLQMLVIPLVFVSIVGAFTKMKESKQLGKISFNVLATLLGTTAVAALIGIGTTLLFGLQGAQFTQGTAETARIAELATRQETVENLSIPQQILAFIPRNVFADFAGTRPTSTIGVVIFAAFVGVAYLGVKRKAPKEAEFFANLIDSLYKITMRIVTLVLRLTPYGVLALMTNVVATSDFDAILNLGKFVLASYTALIIVMLVHLLILVAVKVNPVNYLKKSFPVLSFAFTSRSSAGALPLNIETQTKALGVDDATANFAASFGLSIGQNGCAGVYPAMLATIVAPTVGINVFSLEFILMLVAIVTISSFGVAGVGGGATFASLIVLGAMNLPVAIVGLVISVEPLIDMARTAVNVSDSMVAGIVTSSRINELDRDVLNDRNLVIEENV from the coding sequence ATGACAACACTCATCACTGTTTTAGTGGTCCTTGCTTTTCTTGCAGTGTTATACGTTTTTTATCGTATGCAAACAAAACACTATAAGTTCTCTACACGTGTTTTTGCTGCATTAGGTGTCGGTATTGTATTAGGTGCAATTATTCAATTCGCATTCGGTACCCAAGACAAAGTTACTACGCAAGCAATGGAATGGATCGGTATTGTAGGTAATGGTTATGTAGCATTTTTACAAATGCTCGTAATCCCCTTAGTTTTTGTTTCTATCGTAGGAGCTTTTACTAAGATGAAAGAATCCAAACAACTAGGAAAAATCAGCTTCAATGTATTGGCAACATTGCTAGGTACAACCGCTGTGGCTGCGTTGATTGGAATCGGAACAACATTATTATTTGGACTACAAGGTGCGCAATTTACTCAAGGAACGGCAGAAACGGCACGAATTGCAGAACTTGCAACGAGACAGGAAACCGTTGAAAATCTATCGATTCCACAACAAATTTTAGCTTTTATTCCTAGAAATGTGTTTGCAGATTTTGCAGGGACGCGTCCAACAAGTACAATTGGTGTGGTGATTTTCGCAGCTTTTGTCGGTGTGGCATATCTAGGCGTAAAAAGAAAAGCACCGAAAGAAGCAGAATTTTTTGCTAATTTGATCGACAGTCTTTATAAGATCACAATGCGTATCGTAACCTTGGTTTTACGTTTAACACCTTATGGGGTTTTAGCGTTGATGACCAACGTTGTTGCAACTAGTGATTTTGATGCGATTCTTAACTTAGGAAAATTTGTGTTAGCTTCCTATACTGCGTTGATTATTGTAATGCTTGTTCATCTATTGATTTTAGTGGCAGTAAAAGTAAACCCGGTGAATTATTTGAAAAAATCATTCCCAGTATTGAGTTTTGCTTTTACATCAAGATCAAGTGCTGGAGCATTACCTTTAAATATTGAAACACAAACAAAGGCTCTAGGTGTTGATGATGCAACAGCGAACTTTGCTGCAAGTTTTGGCTTATCCATTGGTCAAAATGGTTGTGCTGGTGTTTATCCTGCAATGTTGGCGACGATCGTTGCACCAACTGTGGGAATCAATGTCTTTAGTTTAGAATTTATTTTAATGTTAGTTGCAATCGTCACAATCAGCTCATTTGGTGTAGCTGGTGTCGGCGGTGGAGCAACATTTGCTTCATTGATCGTTTTAGGTGCTATGAATTTACCGGTCGCAATCGTTGGTTTAGTTATTTCTGTAGAGCCATTGATTGATATGGCAAGAACTGCTGTTAACGTTAGTGACAGTATGGTAGCTGGTATCGTGACAAGTTCTCGAATCAACGAATTAGATCGTGACGTATTAAATGATCGTAACTTAGTGATTGAAGAAAATGTTTAA
- a CDS encoding PFL family protein, giving the protein METNQILETIRMIEEENLDIRTITMGISLLDCIDSDSDRACQKIYDKITRLAKNLVKVGEEIESEYGIPIINKRISVTPIGIVAAASSDSNYVKYAKVLDKAARAVGVNFIGGFSALVEKGYQHGDEILINSIPQALAETDFVCSSVNIGSTRAGINMDAVRHMGYVIKETAAQSDMGCAKLVVFANAVEDNPFMAGAFHGVGEADCVINVGVSGPGVVKRALEKVKGEPFDVVAEVVKQTAFKITRMGQLVGKIASERLNVPFGIVDLSLAPTPAVGDSVAYILEEMGLESVGTHGTTAALALLNDAVKKGGVMACNHVGGLSGAFIPVSEDAGMIDAVNNGALNLEKLEAMTAICSVGLDMIAIPGETSAETIAAMIADEAAIGVINHKTTAVRIIPAEGTKVGDMVEFGGLLGRAPVMKVNDYASTDFIIRGGRIPAPIHSFKN; this is encoded by the coding sequence TTGGAGACGAATCAAATTCTAGAAACGATCCGTATGATTGAAGAAGAAAATTTAGATATTAGAACCATTACAATGGGGATTTCATTGTTAGATTGTATTGATAGTGACAGTGATCGAGCTTGTCAAAAAATTTATGACAAAATAACGCGTTTAGCGAAGAATCTAGTCAAAGTTGGAGAAGAGATCGAATCTGAGTATGGGATTCCGATCATCAACAAGCGGATTTCTGTAACGCCGATTGGAATTGTAGCGGCAGCTAGTTCGGATTCAAATTATGTTAAATATGCGAAGGTTTTAGACAAAGCGGCTCGAGCGGTTGGGGTTAATTTTATCGGCGGATTTAGTGCTTTAGTTGAAAAAGGGTATCAACACGGAGATGAGATTTTGATCAATTCTATTCCGCAAGCTTTAGCTGAAACTGATTTTGTTTGTTCTTCTGTAAATATCGGCTCAACAAGAGCTGGAATCAATATGGATGCTGTTCGTCATATGGGGTATGTCATCAAAGAAACGGCGGCCCAATCTGATATGGGCTGTGCTAAATTAGTCGTATTTGCAAATGCGGTGGAAGATAATCCCTTTATGGCGGGTGCTTTTCATGGTGTGGGAGAAGCTGATTGCGTAATCAATGTTGGTGTCAGTGGACCTGGCGTTGTCAAACGTGCGTTAGAGAAGGTCAAAGGAGAACCTTTTGATGTAGTCGCAGAAGTTGTCAAACAAACGGCATTTAAAATTACTAGAATGGGTCAACTAGTTGGGAAAATTGCGTCAGAACGTTTGAATGTTCCCTTTGGCATTGTGGATCTATCGTTAGCTCCAACGCCGGCTGTGGGTGATAGTGTGGCTTATATTTTAGAGGAGATGGGTTTAGAAAGTGTTGGGACGCATGGAACGACTGCTGCACTAGCTTTATTGAATGATGCAGTAAAAAAAGGAGGCGTGATGGCATGTAACCATGTTGGAGGATTATCAGGTGCGTTTATCCCTGTTTCAGAAGATGCAGGAATGATCGATGCAGTCAATAATGGTGCACTGAATTTAGAAAAATTAGAAGCAATGACGGCAATTTGTTCCGTTGGTTTAGATATGATCGCTATTCCTGGTGAAACATCAGCAGAGACGATTGCCGCAATGATTGCAGACGAAGCAGCAATCGGTGTGATCAATCACAAAACAACAGCTGTTCGTATCATTCCAGCTGAAGGAACAAAAGTTGGTGATATGGTCGAGTTTGGTGGTTTGCTAGGAAGAGCACCCGTTATGAAAGTTAATGATTATGCTTCAACAGACTTTATTATCCGTGGTGGCAGAATCCCTGCACCAATCCATTCATTTAAAAATTAG
- a CDS encoding rhodanese-related sulfurtransferase has product MDYRVLLYYKYTTIENPEEFAKEHLAFCKSLNLKGRILVATEGINGTLSGTIADTDAYMEAMLADERFKDTYFKIDEVPENAFHKMFVRPRKELVSLSLEEDVNPLELTGKYLEPIEFKEALLDENTVVIDARNDYEYDLGHFRGAVRPDIRNFRELPQWIRDNKEQFMDKKVVTYCTGGIRCEKFSGWLIKEGFEDVAQLHGGIAVYGKDPETQGELWDGKMYVFDERISVEINHVDKKIIGKDWFDGTPCERYINCANPFCNKQILASEENEAKYLGSCSDECRHHPANRYVMRNELSEQDVKARLEAIAN; this is encoded by the coding sequence ATGGATTACCGCGTATTACTGTATTACAAATATACGACGATCGAAAACCCGGAGGAATTTGCAAAGGAGCATTTAGCTTTTTGTAAATCGTTGAACTTAAAAGGTAGAATTTTAGTAGCGACTGAAGGGATCAATGGTACACTTTCAGGTACGATTGCTGATACAGATGCTTATATGGAAGCAATGTTAGCAGATGAGCGTTTCAAGGATACGTATTTCAAAATCGATGAGGTACCAGAAAATGCCTTTCATAAAATGTTTGTCCGTCCTAGAAAAGAACTGGTCTCTTTAAGCCTAGAAGAAGATGTGAATCCGTTAGAGTTAACCGGAAAATATTTGGAACCTATTGAATTTAAAGAAGCACTTCTAGATGAAAATACAGTAGTGATCGACGCTAGAAATGATTATGAATATGATCTAGGTCACTTTAGAGGAGCTGTTCGTCCTGATATTCGTAACTTTAGAGAATTACCACAATGGATCAGAGACAATAAAGAACAATTTATGGATAAAAAAGTGGTAACTTACTGTACTGGTGGAATTCGCTGTGAGAAATTTTCTGGATGGTTGATCAAAGAAGGCTTTGAAGATGTTGCTCAGCTACATGGTGGTATTGCTGTTTATGGAAAAGATCCAGAAACACAAGGCGAGTTATGGGATGGAAAAATGTATGTTTTTGATGAACGAATCAGTGTTGAAATCAACCATGTCGATAAAAAAATTATCGGTAAAGACTGGTTTGACGGGACACCTTGCGAACGTTATATTAATTGCGCTAATCCATTCTGTAATAAACAAATTTTAGCCTCAGAAGAAAATGAAGCAAAATACCTTGGCAGCTGTTCAGATGAGTGTCGTCATCATCCGGCAAATCGTTATGTAATGAGAAATGAACTGTCAGAACAAGATGTAAAGGCTAGACTTGAAGCAATTGCAAATTAA
- a CDS encoding ACT domain-containing protein, giving the protein MRAVLTVIGKDKVGIIAGVSHKLAELDMNILDVSQTIMDSYFTMMMVLEISKDKNNFEEIRSELNTLGEKLGVTISIQNEEIFNVMHKL; this is encoded by the coding sequence ATGCGTGCAGTATTAACAGTAATTGGTAAAGACAAGGTTGGAATCATAGCTGGTGTTAGTCATAAATTGGCTGAGCTTGATATGAACATCTTGGATGTTTCGCAAACAATCATGGACAGCTATTTTACAATGATGATGGTGTTAGAAATCTCTAAAGACAAAAATAATTTTGAAGAAATTCGTTCTGAGCTGAACACTCTAGGTGAAAAATTAGGTGTGACCATTAGTATTCAAAACGAAGAGATTTTTAATGTTATGCATAAACTATAA
- a CDS encoding VOC family protein produces MFTNQIKIMLYVTNVEKSSQFWQKIGFVEKERDAVDGTLVVEIAPSETAETMIVLYDLAFIQKHSPEVAGNTPSLMFFAEDVVELYKKMKDADVRVGELVQLPTGLVFNFADNDENYFAVSGQ; encoded by the coding sequence ATGTTTACAAATCAAATTAAAATCATGCTATACGTCACAAATGTAGAAAAATCAAGCCAATTCTGGCAAAAAATTGGCTTTGTAGAAAAAGAAAGAGATGCAGTGGACGGTACCCTAGTAGTAGAGATTGCACCAAGTGAAACTGCGGAAACAATGATTGTGTTATATGACTTAGCATTTATCCAAAAACATTCACCAGAAGTTGCAGGAAATACACCATCACTGATGTTTTTTGCAGAAGATGTAGTGGAGCTATATAAAAAAATGAAAGATGCTGACGTGCGTGTCGGTGAATTAGTACAATTACCAACTGGTTTAGTCTTCAACTTTGCAGATAATGATGAAAATTATTTTGCAGTATCTGGTCAATAA
- a CDS encoding DUF1149 family protein, with protein MEIKRQQEVVEAFHYDMRTQDMEEVETDLRVGFSPIESTDENYPKENSIIAARLEFRLFFEEYVLSGSVSQINHVINHKIENQEDISQEEVDELVSPLFSIVQRMAYEVTEIALDKPGIQLNFQSAPEQ; from the coding sequence ATGGAAATAAAACGTCAACAAGAAGTCGTAGAGGCTTTTCATTATGATATGCGTACCCAAGATATGGAAGAAGTCGAAACAGATCTTAGAGTTGGTTTTTCACCAATCGAATCAACTGATGAAAATTATCCAAAAGAAAATTCAATTATCGCAGCTCGTTTAGAGTTTCGTCTATTTTTTGAAGAGTATGTTTTATCAGGTTCAGTTAGTCAAATCAATCATGTGATCAATCATAAGATTGAAAACCAAGAAGATATCTCACAAGAAGAAGTCGATGAATTAGTTAGTCCATTATTCAGCATTGTTCAACGTATGGCGTATGAAGTGACTGAAATTGCATTGGATAAACCAGGGATTCAATTGAACTTTCAATCTGCACCAGAACAGTAA
- a CDS encoding MBL fold metallo-hydrolase gives MNLTVLVDNNVYIDHYYLGEPALSFYLEDGDEKILFDTGYSDVFIKNADLLSIDLSKVSKLALSHGHNDHTGGLKLISSIFTKEKPQIIAHPLTFFPKKEEELVIGSAVTKEELKENYELVLTKDPVKLSPNITFLGEIPQLVDFEPRKQVGETKLSDHFTPDYVLDDSALIYEGHDGLYIITGCSHSGISNICEYAKQVTGIQTIKSIIGGFHLFDEDQQLDKTIEYFEKNQITTLYPCHCVSFQAKAKLHYHIPIEEVGVGLQLEWH, from the coding sequence ATGAACTTAACTGTTTTGGTAGATAATAATGTCTATATCGATCACTATTACTTAGGAGAACCCGCTTTATCTTTTTATCTAGAAGATGGTGACGAAAAAATTCTCTTTGACACAGGTTACAGTGACGTTTTTATAAAAAATGCAGACTTGCTTTCTATTGACCTGAGCAAAGTTTCAAAGTTAGCATTATCTCATGGTCACAATGATCACACTGGTGGTTTGAAATTAATTTCTAGCATTTTTACAAAAGAGAAACCACAAATCATAGCCCATCCACTCACTTTTTTTCCTAAAAAAGAAGAAGAATTGGTTATCGGTTCAGCTGTGACTAAAGAAGAACTAAAAGAAAACTATGAGTTGGTGCTTACAAAAGATCCAGTTAAACTTTCACCTAATATTACTTTTTTAGGCGAAATACCTCAACTAGTAGATTTCGAGCCACGTAAACAAGTAGGTGAAACAAAATTATCTGATCATTTTACACCTGATTATGTGCTAGACGACTCTGCCTTGATCTATGAAGGTCATGATGGTCTTTATATTATCACTGGTTGTTCTCACAGTGGTATTAGTAATATTTGTGAGTACGCCAAGCAAGTCACCGGTATCCAGACGATTAAGAGTATTATTGGCGGGTTCCACTTATTTGATGAAGATCAACAGTTAGACAAAACGATTGAATATTTTGAAAAAAATCAAATTACTACGCTCTATCCTTGTCATTGTGTTTCCTTTCAAGCCAAAGCTAAACTTCATTATCATATACCAATCGAAGAAGTTGGCGTTGGTCTGCAGCTTGAATGGCATTAA
- a CDS encoding SLC13 family permease — MKRLYTFFTNDLLFSLSLLIALISCAFGRFSIDSIDFKVVFCLLGLMLLVKNFENLGSLTYFADKMIDYSANTRSLIRNIVILSFVSSMILTNDVAILSLMPIYLTIIKKFPEMENKILGAVLLIVAANLGSSFFPFGNPQNLFLFSYYSLSTLSFFKWSIVLLFSSILFLLISFLFIKKSVIPTQHTSVPTVNKNKTVFSSMVGGLILLGIFNVLPYYIVIPIAVIILTVYDKRLLIQLDYKLLGTFIFFFIAVGNFAQVELLSSFIKVQFTTSTRTFFGSILISQIISNVPAAILIAPFTDQSQALFWGVNVGGLGTIISSLANLIGFKLYKEYYPTQSKTFLWQFTAVNLVFLLFFLLFFAFIL; from the coding sequence ATGAAACGATTATACACTTTTTTTACCAATGATTTATTATTTTCACTTTCGCTTCTTATTGCTCTCATCAGTTGCGCATTTGGTCGATTCTCTATAGACTCAATTGATTTTAAAGTTGTTTTTTGTTTATTAGGTTTGATGCTTTTGGTAAAAAATTTTGAGAACCTAGGGAGTCTAACCTATTTTGCTGACAAGATGATCGATTACTCTGCTAACACTCGCAGTCTGATTCGAAATATTGTGATCTTATCCTTTGTTAGTTCTATGATTTTGACGAATGATGTCGCAATCCTTTCGTTAATGCCGATTTACTTAACAATCATCAAAAAATTCCCTGAAATGGAAAATAAGATTTTGGGAGCTGTCTTACTGATTGTTGCAGCAAATTTAGGGAGTAGTTTTTTCCCGTTTGGTAATCCACAAAATCTCTTTTTATTTTCTTATTATTCCCTCTCCACGTTGTCTTTTTTTAAGTGGTCTATAGTGCTACTTTTTTCTTCAATTTTATTTTTATTGATTTCTTTTTTGTTTATAAAGAAAAGTGTGATTCCCACACAACATACCTCAGTTCCAACGGTCAACAAAAATAAAACAGTTTTCTCAAGTATGGTTGGAGGCCTCATTCTTTTAGGCATTTTCAATGTCCTTCCATATTATATTGTCATTCCAATTGCTGTGATAATTCTCACTGTATATGATAAACGTTTGCTAATACAACTTGACTATAAACTGTTGGGGACATTCATTTTTTTCTTTATTGCCGTTGGAAATTTTGCACAAGTAGAATTACTTTCCTCATTTATAAAGGTACAATTTACGACAAGTACACGGACCTTTTTTGGTAGTATTCTAATCAGTCAGATTATCAGTAATGTTCCTGCAGCCATTTTGATTGCGCCATTTACAGATCAATCTCAAGCACTTTTTTGGGGTGTGAATGTTGGTGGTTTGGGAACCATTATTTCTTCTTTAGCAAATCTGATCGGATTCAAATTGTATAAAGAGTATTATCCTACCCAGTCAAAAACATTTCTTTGGCAGTTCACTGCTGTGAATCTAGTATTTTTACTTTTCTTTCTCTTATTTTTTGCTTTTATACTATAA